GCCTGTCGTCGGGTGGCGACAGGATGGTGAAGCTGATCGCCGGCCGCGCCGATTGCACCAGGGCGCGTTAGCCGCCCCCGAAGGGGCGGGCGAACCGTCCACCGCAATAAAAAAGCCCCGCTCGCGCGGGGCTTTTCGTTTTCCTGGATACGACCGGTCAGTGGCGGAACATGCCGCCCATCATGCCGCCGACCACGCCGCCGATGAAGGCCGCGCCGGGATCGCCGCCGCGGTGGCCGCCACCGCCGCCGCCACCACCACCACCGCCACCGCCGCTGTGGCGGGCGCGGCGCGCACTGCGATCGGAACCGCCATCGTCATCGCTTGCGGTTGTGGTGGCGGCCACGATCTCGGCGAGCAGCGCCTTGTGCTGCAGCTTGTTGAGATAACCGCTGGCCGGATAGCCGCGTGCGGCCTGCCAGCGCTTGATCACCGAACGCGTCTGGTCGTCGAACTTGCCGGTGACCTTGGTGTCGAAGCCGAGCCCGGTGAGACGGCGCTGCACGTCGCGGCGCTGGCCCTTGTCGAGGCTGATCTGGTCCTCGGTAACCTGATTGGCCTCGTCGGTGAAGGTCGCGGGATCGACCCCGGCGGAGATGTTGCGCGTCGTCGTCGACGGGCCGTTCTCGAGCGCGGCGATGCGGGCCAGCGCCAGCGGCTTGAACTGGCCGTTCGGATAGGTCGTGAGATAGGCGTTGAGCTCTTCCGGCTTGTTGGAATCCTTCACCGAACGCCAGAACTCGACCTCGACGTCGCTGCCGGGCGCGCTTGACGCCGTCGCGGCGGGCGCTGAGGCGGCGACGGCCGGCGCGTCGGGCCTGGCCGAGGGGTTCAGGTAGACCGAGCCGATCAGGTTGGTGTGGCCCCAGGGGAGCTGGCCCTTGCTGGTCTCCTCGTTGACCTGGGCACGGACCTGGGTCATCGCCTGCTGGATTTCGATGCCGGGCTCGGTGATGTGGGCGATCAGCGCGCGGGTGAACGGCGAGTTGGTGCCCTCCTGGCCGTCGAGCGCGGTCTGGCCGGGGCCGGTGGCGAAGGCGATCAGCGTGCCTTCGCCGGACTTCATTTCGGCGAGCCCCTGCTGCACGTTGACGCTGCGGGTGGCCGAGTTGGACTTGATCTTGGCGGCGAACGGATTGTCGCGGCAGGCGTCGAGGAACACCAGCTTGACCTTGGCGTCGCTCATGGTCTGGTCGAGCGTCAGGTCGATGTTGATCGCCGCGCCGAGCTTGACGTCCATTTCGGATTTGATGTCGGCGTCAACTGGCAGGAGATAGTTGGTACCGCCGATCGCGATGCCGTGGCCGGCATAATAGAACACCGCGATGTCGGCGCCTTGCGTCTTCTTGCCGAAGTCGAGCAGCTTCTCGGTCATCTTGTCGCGGGTGAGGTTGGTGCCTTCGACCACCTCGAAGCCGACATTGCGCAAGGTGGCCGCCATCGCCTTGGCGTCGATCGCCGGGTTGGGCAGCTGCGCGACGTTCTTGTAGGCGCCGTTGCCGACCACGAAGGCGATGCGCTTGTCGGCATGGGCGGAGGCCGCGGTGAACAGCATGAGGATCAGGGAAAAAAGGATGGAGCGATGGCGCATCTGAAATCCCCTGTCAGAATCGAATTTTGGGCACAAAGCTTGGCCTGCGAGCTTACACGAAAAAGCCGCATCCGCGCCACATGGCGCAGCGCCGCGTCTTTGCAAGCCACAGGACCCGCCGAGCCACAGGACTCGGCGAGCCACAGGACTTGCGCGCGAAGGTATCCGATGCAGCCGAACGACTTGCGTGATTTAGGTCACAATTTGCGCGAGGGAATCCCGGCTTGGGGAACGGGCGCCGGCAGCGGCGCGCTGGAGCGCAAATTCAGGAGGTTGCCGGCCAGGATCGTCACCGCGCCCAGCACCGTGAACAGGTCGAGGCGCTCCGAATAGAGCAGCCAGCCCGCGGTCGCGGTCAAGGGGACGCGCAGGAAGTCCATCGGAATCACCACCGTCGCGTCCGCGTGCATCATCGCCCGAACCTGGCAGTAGTGCGAGAAAGTGCCGCAGAAGGCGACGGCAAGGACGAACACCCAGGTGATGGCGGGCGGCCACTTCCAGACCAGAAGCGCGGGCAACAGCCCTGCGA
This genomic interval from Bradyrhizobium sp. NP1 contains the following:
- a CDS encoding caspase family protein, which gives rise to MRHRSILFSLILMLFTAASAHADKRIAFVVGNGAYKNVAQLPNPAIDAKAMAATLRNVGFEVVEGTNLTRDKMTEKLLDFGKKTQGADIAVFYYAGHGIAIGGTNYLLPVDADIKSEMDVKLGAAINIDLTLDQTMSDAKVKLVFLDACRDNPFAAKIKSNSATRSVNVQQGLAEMKSGEGTLIAFATGPGQTALDGQEGTNSPFTRALIAHITEPGIEIQQAMTQVRAQVNEETSKGQLPWGHTNLIGSVYLNPSARPDAPAVAASAPAATASSAPGSDVEVEFWRSVKDSNKPEELNAYLTTYPNGQFKPLALARIAALENGPSTTTRNISAGVDPATFTDEANQVTEDQISLDKGQRRDVQRRLTGLGFDTKVTGKFDDQTRSVIKRWQAARGYPASGYLNKLQHKALLAEIVAATTTASDDDGGSDRSARRARHSGGGGGGGGGGGGGHRGGDPGAAFIGGVVGGMMGGMFRH